The following is a genomic window from bacterium.
AATCGAACCCCCAGTTCAGCTTTTGGAGAGCTGTGGTTTACCATTAACCGACTCGCCCAAGTGATTACGATTGTATTGGTAAAATATACCTTTGTCTATCACGCATTAAGGTCCGACCTTTGCAAAGGTCGGACCTTAATCGCTAATCATTATCGTGGAACCTGGTATAATAATTCTTATGGACGAAAATAAAATCTGGGCGGTCACAATTAAGGGTCTCGTATTTAACGAAGAGGGTAAGTTGTTACTTCTTCAGGAACCTGATGGAATGTGGGAATTGCCCGGTGGGCGTGTTGAACACGGCGAAGAATTCGCGCAAACACTTACGCGAGAAATTATGGAAGAAATGGGTGTTGAGTGTGAGATTATTGATCAACAACCTCATTGGGCTTGGCCTGAACACCTGGTTAATCTTCAGAGGTGGAGAGTTGTGCTTGGGTTTCGAATTAATTTGAAATCGTTCGAATTTATTAAATCTGATGAATGTGCAGGCTCGGCCTACTTTGATAAACAGGGTCTTATTGATTTGGGTGATAAGTTGTGGGCGAAGGGAATTATTAGGTTTCTTTAGGGTATGTGTTAAAGTATTTTTTATTTAGCTCCGACCTACAAAGGTTGGATCTAAATCTTTCGACGGATATTTATCAGTGACCGACCTTGACTGCAGGGACGGTCCCTGATTCTGTGTTAGAATACCGTTAACACACAAAATGAACAGAACATTAAGAGCTTACGCGATTTATACCGGCGGAATGATCGGGGTGGGAATTTTCGGAATTCCTTTTGCTTTGATGCGGTCGGGCGCTTGGCCGACGCTGATCACCGGTGCTGTCGTGATTGTCGTGACATTTATGATTCACTTGTTTGCCGTCGAGGTGATTTTGATGGCAAAAGGGCGACGACAACTGCCCGGTTATATTGGTTTGTATCTTGGAAAAAAAGGAAAAGTTTTGGAAACAATCGCTAGCGTTGGCGGTTCCGTGGGCGCGCTTTTAGCCTACTTGATTGTGGGCGGTTCGTTTTTGGTATTGTTCTTGTCGCATTTCGTAGTGATCACGCCCATTACGGCTACATTGATATATTTTGTCTGTGCTGCTTCGATTGTGCTTTGGGGTAAGCAGGGTCATCCGGTAGTGCATATGGTTATTTACGGCCTATTCGTGGTCGTGTTGCTGTTGTTGATTTGGTTTTCCGTCAGTTTGTTTTCCGTTCAGAATATTCCGATTTTTGGTAATGGACAGCTTACGCCATTTCTTTTACCATATGGTGTTTTACTCTTTGCGTTTTGGGGCGTGGCGCTGACGCCAGAGTTGGTGGAAATAACGCAAGGTAACAGAACAATTATTCGGCGGGCGCTAGTTTATGGGTTTGCGACGGCGTTAATCAGTTACGTTATTTTTTCAACGTTGATTGTTGGGATCGGTGGCGTAAATACGACCGAAGATGCAATCGGCGGGTTGCGGAATTTTGGCGCGGTGGGCGAAGTAGTGATTTTGTTTGGCGCTTTATTCGGCGTTTTAACCACTTTTTCTTCATTCTTGGCGGTGGGGAGAACCTTGAAACGCACAATGATTTATGATTTCAAATTTTCCAATTTGGGCGCTTGGGCGATTGCGATGGGATTACCACTGTTTCTTTTTGTCGCCGGCGTAAACAGTTTTGTGAAAGTATTGGGCGTGACGGGTGCGGTGTTCTTGGGTCTGGAAGGAATTTTGGTGATCGCTGCGTATTGGGTGGCAAATTTTAGTTCTTCAAAAAGGAGTAATACTTTTGCGAGCCGAAAATTATTGTTTATATTTGGGTTGTTGTTGGCTGTTGGAGTGGTGGTGGAAATACTGCGAGTGTTACGGATATTTTAAATGAATGATGAATTTCGATTGATGATATATGAGTACTCGACGCGGGTCGCTATCATCATTCATTTATCATAAATCATTATTCGTCATTAATTTTTCGATCAACTTGCTATATTTCCCTCAAGTGTTAAAGTAATCACACATTGTCAACACTTATTGGCATCCCACAATTAATTGTCTTCTTTTTGGCCTTTTCGGGTGTATTCTTATTCCTGTATGAGCAACGCGGAAATTAAGTCAACAGAGCAAGAAATAATACTTCCGCGTCACGTGGCAATTACCCCTGACGGAAATCGTCGTTGGGCGAAAAATAACGGAAAAAGTAATATTGAAGGTCACGAAGAGGGTACTAGGGTTTTCAAAAAGATCCTCAAGCACGCATCAGCGCGCAATGTTGAGTATGTTTCGATGTGGGGGATGTCTCTAGATAATTTTGTAAAACGGAACCCCGCGGAAGTGGCGGGTTTGTTGAATCTGTTTCGCAAAGAATTTAAGGATTTGGCGAATGATGAAGATATTCATCGTAATAAAGTGCATGTCAACGTGCTTGGACGTTGGCAGGAAAAGTTTCCTTTTCCGGTGCGGGGCGCAGTGCAGGAAGCAATTGATGCAACAAAAGATTACAGTAAATTGTTTTTGAATATCTTTCTGGCTTATAGTGGCACCGATGAAATGTTGCAAGCGGTTCGTACTATCGCTGAAAAAGCGAAGGATGCCAAGTCGAAACTATTAATCACGCCGGAACTTTTAAAACAAAGTTTATTTACCAAAGATTTGCCACCGGTGGATTTGTTGATTCGCACGGGCGGGGAACCGCATTTGTCGGCCGGTTTTATGATGTGGGATTGCGCAGATTCCCAACTTTTCTTTACGGAAAAATATTGGCCGGATTTTACCACGGGTGATTTTGACGAAGCGCTGGCCGAGTACGCGACCCGCGGTCGTCGGTTTGGAAAATGAAAATTGTCGAAACAATTTTCATCCCCATGAAAATGGGGATCCATTGAGTTGTGGTGAAATAAAAAAAGACACACGGGGTGTCCGGTGTCCTATCACACCTCATACGGGCAGGTTTCCCATGCGTGGAGGAAGTTTTCGAGCAAGCGTCTCAAGATGGGGTAGATTGCGTCACCTGGTCCCTTGAGGATACGGACGATGGAATCCCGATTTTGCGTACCCTTATTTTTGAGTTGTTCGAAGTACTCGATCATGTAGATCAACATTTGACATAAAGCTTCGAGAGTTTTTCGCGGGTTTTCATCGTAAAGCTCGTTGATTGTTAAATCGAAGTCATAAAGTTGGCCGCTGAAGTGGTAAAAACCCATTTCGAATGTAGAACTTGTCAGAAGCTCCACAAGTGAATCTTTCGGCTCAAAATTTTCATGTGGACTCGAATCATTCGCGTATTCAAGGTGCCACTTTCCACCTGTTCTTCGTAGGTGGTATTTACCGTCGCGACGAAGAATGAGTTGGGAAAAATCGCGCATTTTCGTGCTCCTGTGAGAAGTTGAAAAACAACAATCCAACGGCTGTATTGTAGTTTATTATGTAATTTTGTCAATAGACGCGTAAGGTGTCAGGTACTTTTTTCGCACTAAAAAGTACCTGACACTCTCTGAAAATCATGTTATCAAAAACAGGAGCGTTATCATTGCAATAACCAGTAACGCGTGGATGATTAGGTCTAAGTGTTGGATGCGGATGTGGATGAGAATATTGACGGCAAGCAGTAAGGCCAGGACATAAACAAGCATAATTGAAAGTTCTCGTGCTCTTTCGGCAAAAGCGTTTATTTTTGCCTGCGCCGTTTTTTCTTCCGCGGTGGGCGGGCTAATTTGGTATTTCTGTAATGGAGAAACAACGGATGATTTAACTCGTCCATAACTATCCTCGGCGCGGACCGTAAAGCGACTTGTCGAGCTGGCCGTGGAAATCTTGCCTGTCGCAACCGAACCGGTAACCGATAATGGTGTTTCTTTACCGTCAATAATCACACTGGCGCTTTTTGTGGCGCCAAAAATTGGAATAACCAACATTATTGATGTCACATCGCCGTTTGGATCAGGAAGCAAAATAGCACTGTCCGGACTGATACTGGGGCCACGGGTGTCGATTTTTACGTGTCTCTCGGGCGATAATTTGCTCACTCGGTCCTCCATGCGCGCAAACACGGTAAGCTTGGCTTCTTTTTGTATTTCGCCGGGTAGTTTGAAATTTCCGCTAAATATGCCATTGGCTGTAAAATAGGAACCGGCTTTTTTACCATCCAAGGCTAATTCAACAGTTGTTCCGTCGGCTGATTTACCCCTGACTGTTGCCGCGCCACTGGGCAGAAGCTGTCCTTCGGTCGGTTCAAGGATTTCCGGAATTGGTAATGGTGTATTGATAGCCGATGCCGGTGGAATAATGGCTGGGGTCTTCGTCGGTTGCGGTTTGATCAGTTTATCAACCGGCCCAGGTGTTGCCGTGTTTATTGGTAATGTTGCGGTGGGTGCCTTTGATATTTCAGTAGTGAGAGAACCAAAATGTTGGACAATAATGGTTGTCGTTCTTCCTTGAAATTCTCCACTTACAACTGCAATACCAATATCGCGGTATCGAGGATTGAGAATGTTGGCGCGGTGGCCGGGACTATTCATCCATGCTTCATGGACACCTTCGGCGGTACTAAAATCGATTGCTAAATTCTCTCCAGCGTATACGTAATCGTAGCCAGCAACATCAAACCATTTCCATGGCGTTGCGCCCGCTGGACTTGTGTGCGCAAAGTAATCATTTTTTAACATATCCTCACCTTTTTTTTGGGCGGATCGTTGTAAGAGCCCATTGGGTGTTAGGGAAGGAATACTGGCATCGCGACGTGCGTTATTGGTGAGTTCGATTAGAAATGGTGATGTAATTGTGGAAAGATATGCTGTTTCCGGGGTGAGGGCAAAAATTCCAATGGTGGCAACCTTTGTGGCGATCAGTAAAAAACTTAAAGTTGCCAGTACGGGGTGGCGTAATAAGTAAGGGCGATATTTATTGTGTTTGACAGGGACGACTAAACCAACGGAATGCAGACAGGCCTTTTGCACAATCGATTGGGACATGAGAATAGTTTACCATTAAACACTAATGACCAAACCCCAAATCCCAACAAAATCCTAAATCACTAATGACCAAATGCCTCATTTTGGGTTTTAATTATTTAGGATTTTGTTGGACATTGGGGTTTGAAGTTTGGGATTTATAAGCCTGTTTTATCATCTGTGTCCGCAAATTAGGCAAATTGGTGTACCATATACTTACCGGAGGGTGAGGTTTATTGTTCGTTATTCTTCATTCATAATTCATCATTCTCAATCATGAATATCGTTATTATGGCGGGTGGCGGGGGAACACGGCTTTGGCCACTTTCACGCGATAGTTATCCCAAACAATTTACGCAATTATTTGGCAAGAAAACATTGCTTCAGCACACTTTTGATCGGGCGTTGAAAATTGCGGGAAAACCGGAGAACATTGTGATCGCGACGAGAGAGGATTTTGCTCCTGAAGTTAGAAAGCAATTAAAGCGTTTGCCAAAAGGGAATATTATTATTGAGAGTGTTAAAAGAGATACGGCACCGGCGATTGGACTGGCCGCCGCATATTTTGCGTCTAAGGGGAAGCATGACGAAGTTATGGTTTCCATGCCATCTGATTCGTATTTTACAAATGTCATACCGTATATTAAGGCGATTAAGTCATCTCAAGACATCATTGCAAAGAATTCGGACGCGCTTGTGTTAATCGGCAGTAAGCCAACTTATCCGGAGACGG
Proteins encoded in this region:
- a CDS encoding CAP domain-containing protein, with the translated sequence MSQSIVQKACLHSVGLVVPVKHNKYRPYLLRHPVLATLSFLLIATKVATIGIFALTPETAYLSTITSPFLIELTNNARRDASIPSLTPNGLLQRSAQKKGEDMLKNDYFAHTSPAGATPWKWFDVAGYDYVYAGENLAIDFSTAEGVHEAWMNSPGHRANILNPRYRDIGIAVVSGEFQGRTTTIIVQHFGSLTTEISKAPTATLPINTATPGPVDKLIKPQPTKTPAIIPPASAINTPLPIPEILEPTEGQLLPSGAATVRGKSADGTTVELALDGKKAGSYFTANGIFSGNFKLPGEIQKEAKLTVFARMEDRVSKLSPERHVKIDTRGPSISPDSAILLPDPNGDVTSIMLVIPIFGATKSASVIIDGKETPLSVTGSVATGKISTASSTSRFTVRAEDSYGRVKSSVVSPLQKYQISPPTAEEKTAQAKINAFAERARELSIMLVYVLALLLAVNILIHIRIQHLDLIIHALLVIAMITLLFLIT
- a CDS encoding NUDIX hydrolase — encoded protein: MDENKIWAVTIKGLVFNEEGKLLLLQEPDGMWELPGGRVEHGEEFAQTLTREIMEEMGVECEIIDQQPHWAWPEHLVNLQRWRVVLGFRINLKSFEFIKSDECAGSAYFDKQGLIDLGDKLWAKGIIRFL
- the uppS gene encoding polyprenyl diphosphate synthase, with translation MSNAEIKSTEQEIILPRHVAITPDGNRRWAKNNGKSNIEGHEEGTRVFKKILKHASARNVEYVSMWGMSLDNFVKRNPAEVAGLLNLFRKEFKDLANDEDIHRNKVHVNVLGRWQEKFPFPVRGAVQEAIDATKDYSKLFLNIFLAYSGTDEMLQAVRTIAEKAKDAKSKLLITPELLKQSLFTKDLPPVDLLIRTGGEPHLSAGFMMWDCADSQLFFTEKYWPDFTTGDFDEALAEYATRGRRFGK
- a CDS encoding aromatic amino acid transport family protein gives rise to the protein MNRTLRAYAIYTGGMIGVGIFGIPFALMRSGAWPTLITGAVVIVVTFMIHLFAVEVILMAKGRRQLPGYIGLYLGKKGKVLETIASVGGSVGALLAYLIVGGSFLVLFLSHFVVITPITATLIYFVCAASIVLWGKQGHPVVHMVIYGLFVVVLLLLIWFSVSLFSVQNIPIFGNGQLTPFLLPYGVLLFAFWGVALTPELVEITQGNRTIIRRALVYGFATALISYVIFSTLIVGIGGVNTTEDAIGGLRNFGAVGEVVILFGALFGVLTTFSSFLAVGRTLKRTMIYDFKFSNLGAWAIAMGLPLFLFVAGVNSFVKVLGVTGAVFLGLEGILVIAAYWVANFSSSKRSNTFASRKLLFIFGLLLAVGVVVEILRVLRIF